CATACTTTAAAAATTTAATGATTGCAGTAATGGCTTCATGTAACACTGCAGAACATACTTAATCttgttgttaataaataaaactgcatgcATCTTGCAGAAGAAAATTACAGTTGATTTCTGCGTTTATGGATATGCCGAGTGTCATACAAACACTGAACTACATTGCAGAAGAGAATAACCATACAGTCCTATCACAGTGATTATAAAGGATAAGACAAAAACATGATTTGGAAGATTAAAGTCTACAGCTTTGAAAAACCGTGTTTGAGATGTTAGGAATTGACTTGAGATGAATGTATCTAAATTCAAAATACAGTTATTTTCTCACGTCGTTGTTTTTACtcctttttcaattttattttcaaatttaagcacttttcaagATTTTGCAGGTGAATTTTCAATCTTTTTTAGCTTTATACAAGTGTtgaaaattacatatttaattcatcacattatatcagatgctacttttttttcttatacttgtcttttttattcttgtttatgtaaagcactttgaattgccactgtgtatgaaatgtgctatataaataaacgtgCCTTGCTTTGCTtgttatagtattttatagtgtacaatatttattctaaGGAAAAAAATTGATGGCATGTTTGCCTTAAGACCAACACTGTATTACTCTCATTTACTctcttaaatgtcatttaatcacatcttaaatgtgtcatctttcatcttaaatgttaattattttaactacATGCATGGCTCACTCATAAAATGGTCATCTCTatgcattttgttttcatttcatgctaaagcaaaaaatatttattttatatttcaataatTCATTATTATCACCTATTTAATAAGATCAATTATAATGAAAGcaaaacaatttcattttaaagcagtttcaagcactttatccaaaatcaaaacattttaaaccttgaaaacactagaTTAAAATGGATGCATTATCAagaatttccagcacccgtacgaaCTCTGTCATCTGTATTTCTTTTAATCCTGCAACAAGATGCAAATCCTACAGTAGAAAGATCTCATAATAAGTCCTAAAAGTTTACGCATTCATCATTTCAAGTGCATAATAAATCATTGAGTTTAAATTCCACAAATGCTATCCCCTCAATCTCACTTTTCTCTCCACACTCCATGAGGCAAGCAAATCGCTCCTCACACTGTGTCAAGTCCGAGTATCCACTGGGACCCTTATAAATGATCCACGGTCTGCCCCAACCAGACGCATTCAAGGGTGACTGATTCAAGTAAACTCCAAGATCCTTCCGTTTCTTCTTATTAGTCGGATGAGAATAGAGTAACCACGTTTTAGAGTCTGACTGTGTCAAGCAATCAGTTGGCTTCTTCTCCTCGTCTTCATCCAATGGCTGAGGAACATGGAAGCTCAACACGCTTCCCTGACAGCCGTGCCGTGGCTCCACCAGTTTCTGTGCAACATGAGGATTGTCAAAAGCTGCTCCGCTGGTTTCACTTAAAGCCTCTATTCTGTGGCCACATGTACTACGAGCATTGCAGTACAGATGACTCTGATCGGCATGATCTATGATCTCAGCCATCTCACATTCACAGGATTTCATTCGGATTTTTCCTCCCATCTGCCAGGTGACGCCACAGTCATCACTATAGAACGATAAGGCATGAGGCCTGACTATGAGAGGAAAATGAAAGGGAAAACACCTGCAATGCACGTAATAAACATACGCCGGAATGATTAGTCTTCCGCTTTTCATCTGAATTCCATGTCCTGGTCCAACTGCAAATGTAGCCCAGTTGTGAATCTCATCTCCAATAACACTGTTTGTTAAATCTGTTAACTCGCTCCAGGTCTCGCCAAAGTCTGCACTCGTGATGTAACACAGTCGGGCTCGGTTTCTACCCATGGCAATCTGGTGATACTCTGTGGTATTGCCTGATATGCAGATAAAGAAGAGATAGATGGTTTTGGATTTCCTCTCATAGACTGGACAAGGATTCATAGTGCGATAATCCGGCAAACAGGCGGAAGTGAGAGTCTGTGCAGAAGTCCACTGAAAACAATGacaattaattaatatgtttataaatgtggaaGTATAAAATTGTAAATGTTTGGGAAAGATGAggatcaaaaatatattttttcgaaTAATTATCTCAGTCAATGCGAGTTTGAATtcaattttacatgacatttacagccatactactgaaagcagcagcaaatattttacagttcttgaaaataaaatgactagCAACAATTTTTTGAATGAAAGTGAGAATTGGGAGAATTGGGCCAAACTGCTTGTAGCTGGAATCTTGTTGCGTAAAGTGTAGTATGGGTACAGTGTTATTGTTAATTAGGGatgcatgatattagaaaaatctgacattgcgatattttgtttttctgcgatatacagttaggtccataaatatttggacattgacacaattctagcATTTTTGGCTCTACACACCAAcacaatgaaatgaaacaaaaacaatgtgctttaactgcaggctgtcagctttaatttgacagtaacagactccaaatgcaaatagcacacttgaaatgaactctggactttttatctgctcattgtaattggaataatgagggaataacataCACCTGGcaatggaacagcttagaagccaattgtccaattatggctcgtttccactgactggtacagtatggtacgggtcggtacaggtcacctttatcaggcttgcgtttccactgctaaaagggtaccaatggtggtgtatgtggtgcatgacagaaagtttcagtcaacgctcgagaaaatgtctacagtaaagctgtacgagtcgctcacatatcatatgagaagcacttctcacaaaacagatgctttacacacataaattcttctgtataaatgtttattaccaacttttctatgaacatattttgattataactgcagataaatGACGAAATGACGAtaagtgcgaaatagcctactgtaacgtctgtaattatttataataaataaataaataaatgcaacatatatgaacacatacagacccttacagtgtcCAATATATTACaacttacagaaaaactacacacaacatacatttagtccttatttaagttcaaaacaacatgaaacatagcccacagtcagtgcaaacctctcactAGCTCCGCATTTTGGTTCCCTTTCTCGTGTTctcaaaaaagtggtacggtacagttcggttcggtacactttttgacagtggaaacagccataaaagtgtaccaaacagtactgtaccactcagtggaaacgggccattacttTTAGACCCTTTACAAGTGGGagacacatatgcaaactgttgtaattcctacagcgttcgcctgatttggatgtaaaaatccttaaattaaagctgacagtctgtagttaaagcacatcttgttcatttcattttaaaacgatTGTGTAATATATACAGCCAAAAATACAAGAATTGTCGATGTACAAATTTTTATGGATCTAactgtatattgtgatatgaatacaacttGAATAGCTCTACTTTAGCTAATAGATCTAAAAGTACTTAATAGTTTTCCACAATGTGTGTCAAACAGTatacaggtacagaaattgaatgacgaaatgtaaaataacactgtatagtcttcattgtctTAATAATTCAGtcaaattattcttcattaaaatttaaaagcttttaaatttgataaagcaaatgcaaatgataaagtttcactctgttatttgTATATTTTGCAATCTCATGAATTCTCAATTGTtatgctgatcaactataatcccaactcaacattgcatatcctgagatgtgactattgcgaacacacattgcaatatattgtgcagtcctattgTCAATAATGAAAAAAGTTTCTGAACAGTGTAATATTTTGTGAAAAGTGTCAAAAttaagatactttttttttttaaatacaaagaaCATGAGAAGGCAAAGTAGGCAAAAATGATGGCCTTGAATTTGCTATTATAATTATGCTGAGCTGAGGGCAATAAATATGCTGAATAAAGTTaatatctttctttttaaatTCTTACTGACCCCAACATATAAACATTGAGGAATACTGATATATAAGTTCtttatataaacatgaaaaaaattatattacttGAAGTGATCCATTGTGCATTGATCCCTTCCTCATGACCAACACTTTTGCATCACTGTCACGTGGAGTGCTGCGCTCTTCAGCAAAGGCAAGGAACGTCTGACCATCACTGATGTAAATTAAAGCAGGAATTCTGTAAGTTTTGCCATCCTTCTGCTGAAATAAAACTGTTCGTGCAGGTGGAGGGCGTTGTGCTTCAGGATAGCTTTTTGACGCCATGCTGTCAATCATCCCTATGAACaatgaataaaagtaaacaatATGCAGGTATATCATATGACTATGAATGAGCACGTGCGTTTTAATGCACAGATATCTGAATACTTTATGGCTTTGAGACGTCTTCAGAAAATACCGCTGCTGCTGGTATTTAATAGAGGATGTAATGTTACAATAATTCATTTTCCAAAATCAGCCCGAGCACTTACAAACCCCATACTTCTGTCAAATCATACGACGTTAATACAATCCTTACACTTCATTGAAAGGATTCACCATCACGGTTTTTCTATTAGTTACATTATGAAAATTATGAAGGGAAAACTGACATACCATACAATTAATTTACCTTGTATATTTTCCTGTTTCCTACACTGCAGCACAGGCAGTGTTGGTCTGGAAGACGAAATCGGACACTCTTTCCGCGACGCGCGGTGCATTGCGGGAGGTGTAGTTCCAAACCAAAAAGAGGTTGTTAACATCTCTCATTCACTAAtagttatttaattcaattttagataacactttttatttatttccaacACCCAAATTTTGTTAGTAAATATACGGTTAAATCCGTGACAGCAAACGACGGAAAAGTACTACATTGCCCATATTGCTTAAGCATGGTTGCTAGGATACCATGCCACACTTCAGGGCCTTGTTTGTAAATGTTCGAGACAGACTGGATGTGAGAGCGATTTCAGTGGTTTAAACTTCGTGTAAGTTACTCATTTAGAGTTATTAAATCTTAATGTTTGTACTGTAACGGTTTGTTTGTTGTCTAGGAATTAATTGCTCAAGAAATGACAGAACTGGGGATTTACAAATTGGACAATGGACGAAGTTACCCTTCAAACTGTTTCCCTATAAGATCATTTTTTCTTCCAAGAAATGAAGGTGATTATTCATTTAAAGGCTGAAAGTGAAGTGAAGGTGAAACtgactatttttattttgttattacacGATCCTACAAAATTCATTCTAATATAATGTTAATTACCTAACTTATTTGGaacttgagctcatattaataacaaaGTTTTTCCTGTATCGCTTGACTAATTTAAAGTTAAAAAGAGCAGCATTCATTTGAATCTGAAAttactttaattgttttgttatgttattaattttattttctgtttttaaagcaatttaatgcatc
The sequence above is drawn from the Danio aesculapii chromosome 21, fDanAes4.1, whole genome shotgun sequence genome and encodes:
- the neu3.1 gene encoding sialidase-3.1, whose translation is MIDSMASKSYPEAQRPPPARTVLFQQKDGKTYRIPALIYISDGQTFLAFAEERSTPRDSDAKVLVMRKGSMHNGSLQWTSAQTLTSACLPDYRTMNPCPVYERKSKTIYLFFICISGNTTEYHQIAMGRNRARLCYITSADFGETWSELTDLTNSVIGDEIHNWATFAVGPGHGIQMKSGRLIIPAYVYYVHCRCFPFHFPLIVRPHALSFYSDDCGVTWQMGGKIRMKSCECEMAEIIDHADQSHLYCNARSTCGHRIEALSETSGAAFDNPHVAQKLVEPRHGCQGSVLSFHVPQPLDEDEEKKPTDCLTQSDSKTWLLYSHPTNKKKRKDLGVYLNQSPLNASGWGRPWIIYKGPSGYSDLTQCEERFACLMECGEKSEIEGIAFVEFKLNDLLCT